One part of the [Synechococcus] sp. NIES-970 genome encodes these proteins:
- the plsC_1 gene encoding 1-acyl-sn-glycerol-3-phosphate acyltransferase — protein MQLFPPFPPLDPPLDGWSLAGRDPETIRRLLPLWEWLYKYYFRVETSGWENLPTDEPVLAVGSHNGGLAAPDMWMMMYDWFQRFGVERPTYGLMHPNIWLAFPELAKIAVKTGAVQAHPKMAIAALKAGANVLVYPGGGQDVFRPHALRNKIYFAERRGFIKLALRQGVPIVPLISWGAHDSIFVIDDIYEPLKKFLKTLNLPWLFNIDPEVFPVYLGLPWGIAFGPLPNFPLPTKMYTRVCPPIRFDRSGREAAGDRLYVEACYQRVLAEMQQALDQLITEAESQPEECG, from the coding sequence ATGCAGCTTTTTCCGCCATTTCCGCCCTTAGATCCACCATTGGATGGGTGGTCCCTCGCTGGGCGTGACCCTGAAACCATCCGGCGCTTGCTGCCCCTGTGGGAGTGGCTGTACAAGTATTATTTTCGGGTAGAAACGAGCGGTTGGGAAAATTTACCCACCGATGAGCCCGTGTTGGCGGTGGGATCCCACAATGGCGGCCTCGCGGCGCCAGATATGTGGATGATGATGTACGACTGGTTTCAGCGCTTTGGGGTCGAGCGGCCCACCTATGGCCTGATGCACCCGAATATTTGGTTGGCTTTCCCAGAACTCGCAAAAATTGCCGTGAAAACCGGGGCTGTGCAAGCGCACCCAAAAATGGCGATCGCCGCCCTGAAAGCTGGGGCAAATGTGCTGGTTTATCCCGGTGGTGGCCAGGATGTGTTTCGGCCCCATGCCCTCCGGAACAAAATTTATTTTGCCGAGCGTCGGGGCTTTATTAAACTGGCCCTCCGCCAGGGTGTGCCCATTGTGCCGCTGATTTCCTGGGGCGCCCACGACAGCATTTTTGTCATTGACGATATTTACGAACCCCTGAAGAAATTTCTCAAAACGTTGAACTTACCCTGGCTGTTTAATATCGACCCGGAGGTATTTCCTGTTTATCTCGGATTACCCTGGGGCATTGCCTTTGGCCCCCTCCCTAATTTTCCTTTGCCCACAAAAATGTACACCAGGGTTTGTCCGCCAATCCGCTTTGACAGGTCTGGCCGGGAAGCAGCGGGCGATCGCCTCTATGTGGAAGCCTGTTACCAACGGGTTTTAGCGGAAATGCAACAGGCCTTAGACCAACTGATCACCGAAGCGGAATCTCAGCCCGAAGAATGTGGTTAA
- a CDS encoding NAD dependent epimerase/dehydratase family protein has protein sequence MRIAIIGCGYVGRAIARQWTKAGHQVSVTTTTPEKVAQLADLAHQVKVLKGDQPEALQELCEGQDVILLAVGSKGRTTENYRLAYLKTAQNLVQVLAHNDTVKQVIYTSSYAIVGNHDGAWVDETTLDKPPHIFAEILLETEQVLQAIATDLRRVCILRLGGIYGPGREIKKIFQRAMGQVRPGNGSEYGNWIHLEDIVAALEFAQAKQLDGLFNLVCDEPLPRRELLARLAAKYDLPPVIWDPSQPSERPMNVRVSNRKLKDLGFVCRYPTIEV, from the coding sequence GTGAGAATTGCGATTATCGGTTGCGGCTACGTGGGCCGGGCGATCGCCCGACAATGGACAAAGGCAGGTCATCAGGTGAGCGTCACCACCACCACCCCAGAAAAAGTAGCCCAGTTGGCGGATCTTGCCCACCAGGTGAAGGTGCTCAAGGGCGACCAACCGGAAGCGCTCCAGGAACTCTGTGAAGGCCAAGATGTGATTCTCTTAGCCGTCGGCTCAAAGGGGCGCACTACAGAAAATTACCGTTTGGCTTATCTGAAAACTGCTCAAAATCTCGTCCAAGTCCTCGCCCATAATGACACCGTTAAGCAGGTGATCTACACCAGTAGCTATGCGATCGTCGGTAACCATGATGGCGCTTGGGTTGATGAAACGACCCTCGACAAGCCGCCCCATATTTTTGCGGAAATTCTTCTGGAAACAGAACAGGTCTTGCAGGCGATCGCCACTGATTTACGCCGGGTATGTATCCTCCGTTTGGGGGGGATTTATGGGCCAGGGCGAGAAATCAAGAAAATTTTTCAACGGGCCATGGGTCAAGTGCGCCCCGGCAATGGCAGCGAATATGGCAACTGGATTCACTTAGAAGATATTGTGGCGGCCCTTGAATTCGCCCAAGCGAAACAGTTGGACGGCCTCTTTAACCTCGTTTGCGATGAACCCCTGCCCCGGCGAGAATTATTGGCTCGCCTCGCGGCAAAATATGATTTACCTCCAGTGATCTGGGATCCTAGCCAACCTTCAGAGCGCCCCATGAATGTGCGGGTCTCGAACCGAAAGCTAAAAGATCTCGGTTTTGTCTGTCGTTATCCCACCATTGAAGTTTAG
- a CDS encoding hypothetical protein (conserved hypothetical protein (DUF540) superfamily), whose protein sequence is MAIDFVRGASYPFRAVRFLSQHPRLWQYLAIPLGLNIVIGGLLYFFSLRWAWGQAIASYRWINSGLTNLIDRLPDWLQWLDYGANVAAIGVGFILITAIFIAVGLILVQFGVVLGAPWYGQLSEHIEKLRTNRLEIVEVGFFRDIGRAILFELKKLILVLTLSPFLFGVNFLPGIGSILSSFGGLTLSITIICLDFFDAPLERRRLSFRQKLHQVYRALPGSAGFGLMCLGLVSFPLLNLLTIPICVASGTLFVCDRLLSQANLAINPDESQ, encoded by the coding sequence ATGGCCATTGATTTTGTGCGGGGCGCCAGTTACCCCTTCCGGGCGGTGAGATTCCTCTCCCAGCATCCCCGGCTCTGGCAATATCTAGCGATCCCTCTGGGGTTGAATATCGTGATCGGCGGCCTCCTCTATTTTTTCTCCCTCCGCTGGGCTTGGGGTCAGGCGATCGCCAGTTATCGTTGGATCAATAGCGGCCTCACAAACCTCATTGATCGTCTCCCGGACTGGCTGCAATGGCTGGACTATGGTGCGAATGTGGCAGCGATTGGCGTTGGCTTTATTTTGATTACCGCCATTTTTATTGCCGTGGGGCTCATTCTTGTGCAGTTTGGCGTTGTTTTGGGGGCGCCTTGGTATGGCCAACTGTCAGAGCACATCGAAAAGCTGCGCACCAATCGCCTCGAAATCGTTGAAGTCGGCTTTTTCCGGGATATTGGCCGGGCAATTTTATTTGAACTCAAAAAGCTCATCTTGGTTTTGACCCTATCGCCATTCTTGTTTGGGGTAAATTTTCTGCCTGGCATCGGCAGTATTTTGTCTTCCTTTGGCGGGCTGACCCTGAGCATCACAATTATCTGTCTTGATTTTTTTGATGCACCCCTAGAGCGACGACGGCTGAGTTTTCGGCAAAAATTGCACCAGGTCTATCGGGCCTTGCCGGGCAGTGCGGGGTTTGGCCTCATGTGTTTGGGTTTAGTTAGCTTTCCTTTATTAAATTTGCTGACTATCCCTATCTGTGTGGCATCGGGAACGCTTTTTGTGTGCGATCGCCTGCTTTCTCAAGCAAATCTTGCTATTAATCCTGATGAAAGTCAGTAG